The genomic stretch TCATGAATGCACTTAATATTTGTTCACCTCGTCTTGTGTTCTGGTCCCTGTGCAGGAACTGGGGAATTCCAGTGGTTCACATTTCAGCAGTTCGTCACCCATGACCATTGACGTCCAACTAGGTGACCTCGGACATGGTCTTTTGGGAAGCAGCCAGCTGACGACTATTAACCAGTCTGAGCTGGCACTGGGTCTTGGGGGTGAAAATACTAGTCATCATTCAGAGACGCCTGAGCAGCCGCTGTCTGCGACCCCGTCTCCTGTCGGCTCTTTGCAGGATGAGGACATGGATGACTTCAAGGTGAGGGGGTACACCTGCAGAGCCTAACTGCAGCGTTTGCTTTCATCTGTTACAGCCATTTTTGTGTAATTGTGTTTTAGTTTCTGCGGCTAAAATGTGCTCTCCCCTCTCCCGTACTACCTGTGCTTACACAGAGGAGCGTGCTGGTAGATTCCCCCATGTCTctcccctcttcctctgtcctctcccACATGACCTCCCACCCAGTTCCCCCATCCACTGTTGCCCCCGCTACAGCCAGGAGGGGCGGGGGGAAACCAGCCACACTGGCCTCAGTCACTGGGGCGGTGGGCgcaaagaaaggaaggaagaaaaaggatCCCAATGAGCCACAGAAGCCTGTTTCAGCGTATGCCCTGTTCTTCAGAGACACACAGGCAGCCATTAAGGGCCAGAACCCCAACGCCTCTTTTGGAGAGGTGTCAAAGATTGTGGCCTCCATGTGGGACAGCCTGGCTGAGGAACAGAAACAGGTATATGCACACATACTTATATGCTCACTGACACAGGCAAAGCATGTGGAGTCGTCCTTTAAGAGTGGATCATTTCATATCATATGTCTGTCTTAAGGGGCAGAATAGGAATTTTGGTGGTACTAATCAGACAAATGACCTCTATTTACAACATTACCTATCTTGCTTCCACTAGGTAtacaagaaaaagacagaagcagCCAAAAAGGAGTATTTGAAAGCACTGGCAGCTTATAGAGCTAACCAGCTCTCACAGGTAACATGTTATTCTCTAAAAGGAAAACTGGTTTATCGCAGTTTAGGATTTtctaatgtatttatttatgtctgtATTACAGCCAGTGACTGAGGAGATGGAGACTGCCTCTTCACCGCCTCCACCAGCATCAAACCCAAGTCCTGCAGTACCACTCTCCACGTATCAGGCCATCTGCCCAGGTAACAACAATGCAGAGGAGAACACCATCACCAACATCTGCACTTCCAACATCATCCTGGACGTCCCAGAGATGACCACACGTTCCCGCACGGGTGCAAACAAAGTCTCTGCTcccgcagcagcagctcctgttcCAGCTCACCCAGCCCAGACCATCACCAAGATCATCATCTCAAAACACATGCTGCAAGCGGGTGGCCAGGTGGTGACTGTGTTACCTGGTGGGGTCCGCACTGGTACACTGTTAGTGTCGGGGGCCTCTCGTCAGCCACCTCCACTGCAGCAGATGCAGAATGCGCCGCCTCCACCGCGACTCCACCAAATGGCGCCAGCACCTCCACCATTACAGGCCAAGCCTCGTGAGGGAAGCACCACACCAGGTCTCGCTGTGTCTGTCACGGCCACACCACCGCCTCCGCTCCAGATAAAAATAGTTCCTGCGTCCTTGCAGGGCGCAGAGGCCCTTCCGATCATTGTCCCCTCTACAGCAGCTGTGTCATCTACCACGACTACATCTATCCAGTCTGCACCCATTGTGTCAGTGCAGGTTCCAGATTCTGCTGATGTGCCAGCCAATCCAGATGAGGACGAAGTTACAGAGGTGCTACCTTCAGAAGAGGTACATGTTTAACATTGCtatgtttttaatttggttCTTTTGTGTCAGCTTGTTTTGATTGCTGAAGACGAGTTCAACTAAGTTTGAATATTGCATTTCT from Mastacembelus armatus chromosome 17, fMasArm1.2, whole genome shotgun sequence encodes the following:
- the tox4a gene encoding epidermal Langerhans cell protein LCP1-like isoform X2, which codes for MDLNFYSDLSDGCPQNVDSEFLDSQAYGGYSEENKFPESSDSYLTISGGGHPFLSAETFHTPSLGDEVFEIPPISLDPDSALSISEAVSHFELTDGTDGTGGPSGSSSLVSNLVVEANDPSFASTFVNSGSQGLEQLNLGPVGQTGGGALLSSSALELGNSSGSHFSSSSPMTIDVQLGDLGHGLLGSSQLTTINQSELALGLGGENTSHHSETPEQPLSATPSPVGSLQDEDMDDFKRSVLVDSPMSLPSSSVLSHMTSHPVPPSTVAPATARRGGGKPATLASVTGAVGAKKGRKKKDPNEPQKPVSAYALFFRDTQAAIKGQNPNASFGEVSKIVASMWDSLAEEQKQVYKKKTEAAKKEYLKALAAYRANQLSQPVTEEMETASSPPPPASNPSPAVPLSTYQAICPGNNNAEENTITNICTSNIILDVPEMTTRSRTGANKVSAPAAAAPVPAHPAQTITKIIISKHMLQAGGQVVTVLPGGVRTGTLLVSGASRQPPPLQQMQNAPPPPRLHQMAPAPPPLQAKPREGSTTPGLAVSVTATPPPPLQIKIVPASLQGAEALPIIVPSTAAVSSTTTTSIQSAPIVSVQVPDSADVPANPDEDEVTEVLPSEELAYITSAKPTSSVQTIAGTDVKDDFGNGSPSSQDEMEVSGSSDVTAVKSLCVRAGCNNPAVESQDWDKEYCSNECVATHCRDVFKAWCSIRNQTMGTVK
- the tox4a gene encoding epidermal Langerhans cell protein LCP1-like isoform X3 gives rise to the protein MDLNFYSDLSDGCPQNVDSEFLDSQAYGGYSEENKFPESSDSYLTISGGGHPFLSAEQTFHTPSLGDEVFEIPPISLDPDSALSISEAVSHFELTDGTDGTGGPSGSSSLVSNLVVEANDPSFASTFVNSGSQGLEQLNLGPVGQTGGGALLSSSALELGNSSGSHFSSSSPMTIDVQLGDLGHGLLGSSQLTTINQSELALGLGGENTSHHSETPEQPLSATPSPVGSLQDEDMDDFKRSVLVDSPMSLPSSSVLSHMTSHPVPPSTVAPATARRGGGKPATLASVTGAVGAKKGRKKKDPNEPQKPVSAYALFFRDTQAAIKGQNPNASFGEVSKIVASMWDSLAEEQKQVYKKKTEAAKKEYLKALAAYRANQLSQPVTEEMETASSPPPPASNPSPAVPLSTYQAICPGNNNAEENTITNICTSNIILDVPEMTTRSRTGANKVSAPAAAAPVPAHPAQTITKIIISKHMLQAGGQVVTVLPGGVRTGTLLVSGASRQPPPLQQMQNAPPPPRLHQMAPAPPPLQAKPREGSTTPGLAVSVTATPPPPLQIKIVPASLQGAEALPIIVPSTAAVSSTTTTSIQSAPIVSVQVPDSADVPANPDEDEVTEVLPSEEDEMEVSGSSDVTAVKSLCVRAGCNNPAVESQDWDKEYCSNECVATHCRDVFKAWCSIRNQTMGTVK
- the tox4a gene encoding epidermal Langerhans cell protein LCP1-like isoform X1, producing the protein MDLNFYSDLSDGCPQNVDSEFLDSQAYGGYSEENKFPESSDSYLTISGGGHPFLSAEQTFHTPSLGDEVFEIPPISLDPDSALSISEAVSHFELTDGTDGTGGPSGSSSLVSNLVVEANDPSFASTFVNSGSQGLEQLNLGPVGQTGGGALLSSSALELGNSSGSHFSSSSPMTIDVQLGDLGHGLLGSSQLTTINQSELALGLGGENTSHHSETPEQPLSATPSPVGSLQDEDMDDFKRSVLVDSPMSLPSSSVLSHMTSHPVPPSTVAPATARRGGGKPATLASVTGAVGAKKGRKKKDPNEPQKPVSAYALFFRDTQAAIKGQNPNASFGEVSKIVASMWDSLAEEQKQVYKKKTEAAKKEYLKALAAYRANQLSQPVTEEMETASSPPPPASNPSPAVPLSTYQAICPGNNNAEENTITNICTSNIILDVPEMTTRSRTGANKVSAPAAAAPVPAHPAQTITKIIISKHMLQAGGQVVTVLPGGVRTGTLLVSGASRQPPPLQQMQNAPPPPRLHQMAPAPPPLQAKPREGSTTPGLAVSVTATPPPPLQIKIVPASLQGAEALPIIVPSTAAVSSTTTTSIQSAPIVSVQVPDSADVPANPDEDEVTEVLPSEELAYITSAKPTSSVQTIAGTDVKDDFGNGSPSSQDEMEVSGSSDVTAVKSLCVRAGCNNPAVESQDWDKEYCSNECVATHCRDVFKAWCSIRNQTMGTVK